The following are encoded in a window of Trichocoleus sp. genomic DNA:
- the petA gene encoding apocytochrome f, producing MKLALWSMRFSQGKAMMKGALALLATLTLFFASDVVMPRAAAAYPFWAQQNYETPREATGRIVCANCHLAAKPVEIEVPQAVLPDTVFKAVVKIPYDTNVQQVIANGEKGGLNVGAVLMLPDGFKIAPEDRIPEEMKEEVGPSYLFQPYSETQNNVVLVGPLPGDQYQEIVFPVLSPDPNQDKSVHFGKYQLHLGGNRGRGQVYPTGEKSNNNIFNASVAGTIAQITKTDDGGYTVAIQAEDGNTVTETVPPGPQVIVSEGDTVVAGAALTSNPNVGGFGQKDTEIVLQNPNRIKGLMAFLAAVTLSQIMLVLKKKQVERVQAAEMNF from the coding sequence ATGAAATTAGCTCTCTGGTCAATGCGATTTTCCCAGGGTAAAGCCATGATGAAAGGTGCTCTGGCTCTCCTGGCAACGCTCACGCTCTTCTTCGCCAGTGATGTGGTGATGCCCCGTGCTGCTGCTGCTTATCCTTTCTGGGCACAGCAAAACTATGAAACCCCCCGTGAAGCAACGGGACGCATCGTTTGTGCAAACTGTCACTTGGCAGCCAAGCCGGTTGAAATTGAAGTTCCGCAAGCTGTTCTGCCAGATACAGTTTTCAAAGCAGTCGTCAAAATTCCCTACGACACGAATGTGCAGCAGGTGATTGCGAATGGTGAGAAAGGTGGGCTGAACGTCGGTGCAGTGTTAATGCTGCCTGACGGCTTCAAGATTGCGCCGGAAGACCGGATTCCCGAAGAAATGAAGGAAGAAGTGGGACCGAGCTATCTGTTCCAGCCTTACAGCGAAACGCAAAATAACGTTGTGCTGGTTGGGCCGCTGCCCGGTGATCAATATCAAGAAATCGTTTTTCCAGTGCTGTCGCCCGATCCAAACCAGGATAAGTCGGTTCACTTTGGTAAATACCAGCTTCATTTGGGTGGCAACCGGGGACGTGGACAGGTTTATCCGACTGGTGAAAAGAGCAACAACAATATCTTCAATGCTTCTGTTGCTGGGACGATCGCGCAAATCACGAAAACCGACGATGGCGGCTACACCGTAGCAATCCAGGCTGAAGACGGCAATACTGTGACTGAAACTGTTCCTCCTGGCCCACAAGTTATCGTTTCTGAAGGCGATACAGTTGTCGCAGGTGCAGCTTTGACCAGCAACCCGAATGTTGGGGGCTTTGGACAGAAAGACACTGAAATCGTGTTGCAGAACCCAAATCGCATCAAGGGTTTGATGGCATTCCTGGCAGCTGTTACCCTGTCTCAGATTATGCTGGTGCTGAAGAAGAAACAGGTTGAGCGCGTTCAGGCAGCAGAGATGAACTTCTAA
- a CDS encoding pentapeptide repeat-containing protein, with product MANEEHLILLRKGVAVWNDWRQHDDGTNPNLSYAVLAEMNLREICLSNADLQEVAFNAADFCMANLSKANLRRANLQEAILYTANLEAADLREANLVGADLREANLQGADLQKTILNAASLSMANLQRANLREANLREANLSHANLSHSDCCLVNFRNANLSHVDFTASKLYTANFSQAMLYGANLSFADLREVTFSQANLREAELREANLSMSVFCLANLIGATLYKAILTRSNFSMANLCMANFSHADLSRSVLIGANLIGANLYKANLNAAILSEADLRETTLRETDLAEANLSKANLQMANLAGANLSGADLTGANLTQADLRQANLWGANLEGACLDGAALPEGMIYD from the coding sequence ATGGCAAACGAGGAACATCTGATCCTACTCAGAAAGGGGGTGGCGGTCTGGAATGACTGGCGGCAGCACGATGACGGCACCAACCCTAATCTAAGCTATGCAGTTTTAGCTGAAATGAATTTGCGTGAAATTTGCTTGAGTAATGCCGACTTACAGGAAGTTGCCTTCAATGCCGCTGACTTTTGTATGGCAAACCTCAGCAAAGCCAACCTAAGACGTGCCAATTTGCAAGAAGCGATTCTCTACACGGCAAACCTGGAAGCCGCCGACCTGCGCGAAGCAAATTTAGTGGGGGCAGATCTGCGTGAAGCGAATTTGCAAGGGGCTGACTTGCAAAAAACAATCCTGAACGCGGCTTCGCTAAGTATGGCAAATCTTCAGCGAGCCAATCTACGGGAGGCTAATCTGCGTGAAGCAAACTTAAGCCATGCCAATCTGAGTCACTCCGATTGTTGTTTAGTCAATTTTCGCAATGCCAACCTGAGCCACGTTGACTTCACAGCAAGCAAGCTTTATACAGCAAACTTCAGCCAGGCGATGCTTTATGGCGCGAATTTGAGTTTCGCAGATCTGCGGGAAGTCACTTTCAGTCAGGCGAATCTGCGTGAGGCAGAACTACGGGAAGCAAACCTGAGTATGTCAGTTTTTTGTCTCGCGAATTTAATCGGAGCTACCCTTTATAAAGCAATTCTGACCCGATCGAACTTCAGCATGGCAAATCTCTGCATGGCAAACTTCAGTCATGCGGATCTGAGTCGATCGGTGCTGATTGGGGCAAATTTGATTGGCGCAAACCTTTACAAAGCCAACCTGAACGCCGCTATTCTTAGCGAAGCCGATCTGCGCGAAACGACCCTGCGCGAAACTGACCTGGCAGAAGCGAATCTTTCAAAAGCAAACCTGCAAATGGCAAATTTAGCAGGGGCAAACCTCAGCGGTGCAGATTTGACCGGAGCAAATTTAACACAAGCAGATTTGCGGCAAGCCAATCTCTGGGGTGCAAACCTGGAAGGAGCTTGTTTGGATGGAGCCGCTCTGCCAGAGGGCATGATTTACGATTAG
- a CDS encoding TldD/PmbA family protein, whose amino-acid sequence MTQLADAKNLLADLIAKYRSQVDYLAVRLEEAEGTDILLRGNKIETLSEGISIGGQVRACYKGGWGFASFNRLSSLKQRIEEAIAAARLVGDEETLLAPIAPIQDSRQLPLTGTDPRHIALSQKKDLCNHYAEILRTMDDRIATTSVRYGDSAQRIILATSDGSMIEQSWIDLEMRFAATARNGETVQTGRETTGSRRAYEDLSNLDDQVRSAAQRAVDALALPPVKGNTYTVVIDPILSGLFVHEAFGHLSEADMAYENPDLLEVMTIGRRFGPKELQIFDGAASAGHRGSYFYDDEGVPATTTQLIKDGVLVGRLHSRETAGKLGETPTGNARCLNYHFPPIVRMTNTWIERGNTPVDRLFEGIKEGVYAKNWLGGMTNGEMFTFAAGEAWMIRDGKLAEPVRDVNLSGNVFTTLTDIEGIGDDFYWDESGGCGKGGQSGLPVGCGGPSLRIRNVVVGGEAAE is encoded by the coding sequence ATGACTCAACTGGCTGACGCGAAAAATCTGCTTGCTGACCTGATTGCTAAGTATCGATCGCAGGTTGACTACCTGGCAGTTCGGCTGGAAGAAGCAGAAGGTACAGACATTTTGCTTCGCGGCAACAAAATTGAAACGCTCAGCGAAGGTATTTCGATCGGTGGGCAAGTTCGGGCTTGCTATAAGGGCGGCTGGGGATTTGCCAGCTTCAATCGGCTCTCTAGTTTAAAGCAGCGGATTGAGGAAGCCATTGCTGCGGCTCGGCTAGTGGGCGATGAAGAAACATTACTGGCTCCGATCGCGCCAATCCAGGACAGTCGGCAGCTACCCCTGACAGGAACCGATCCTCGACACATTGCTTTGTCCCAGAAGAAAGACCTGTGCAACCACTACGCAGAGATTCTGCGAACCATGGACGATCGGATTGCCACCACCTCAGTTCGTTATGGCGACAGCGCTCAGCGAATTATTCTGGCAACCTCAGATGGTTCGATGATTGAGCAAAGCTGGATTGACCTGGAGATGCGCTTTGCCGCAACGGCTCGAAACGGAGAAACCGTACAAACTGGACGCGAAACGACTGGTTCCCGGCGGGCATATGAGGATTTGAGCAATCTTGATGATCAGGTCAGGAGTGCCGCCCAAAGGGCAGTTGATGCGCTAGCACTGCCTCCCGTTAAAGGCAATACTTACACAGTCGTCATCGACCCTATTCTGTCAGGTTTGTTTGTGCATGAAGCATTCGGGCATCTCTCAGAGGCAGATATGGCGTACGAGAATCCGGATTTGCTGGAAGTGATGACGATCGGTCGGCGGTTTGGTCCCAAGGAGCTTCAGATTTTTGATGGAGCCGCATCAGCAGGGCATCGAGGCAGTTATTTCTATGATGATGAAGGGGTTCCGGCAACCACAACTCAGCTGATCAAAGATGGAGTTCTCGTCGGACGGCTGCACTCGCGCGAAACCGCAGGCAAATTGGGCGAAACTCCGACTGGTAATGCTCGCTGCCTCAACTACCATTTTCCACCGATCGTCCGTATGACCAACACCTGGATCGAACGCGGCAATACACCTGTCGATCGGCTATTTGAGGGCATCAAGGAAGGGGTTTATGCCAAAAACTGGCTCGGTGGCATGACTAATGGTGAGATGTTTACCTTTGCTGCTGGGGAAGCCTGGATGATTCGCGATGGCAAACTTGCCGAACCTGTGCGCGATGTCAATCTCTCTGGCAATGTCTTCACGACGCTGACGGATATTGAAGGGATCGGGGATGACTTCTATTGGGATGAGTCGGGAGGCTGTGGTAAAGGGGGGCAAAGCGGGCTTCCGGTGGGCTGTGGTGGTCCCAGTTTGCGGATTCGGAATGTGGTCGTGGGCGGCGAAGCGGCAGAATAG
- a CDS encoding NIL domain-containing protein, with translation MTHLTSLQTTSALASENGDRKTQVRIRLRIPKRYQQEPIISNLISQYGLTVNIAAALLSANAREDGWFDLDLQGTTSHVQSALIYLNDLDLEIWHDTEEESW, from the coding sequence ATGACCCACCTCACATCCCTCCAAACAACCTCTGCCCTGGCTTCTGAAAACGGCGATCGCAAAACGCAGGTGCGAATCCGTCTCCGCATTCCCAAACGCTACCAGCAGGAACCCATCATCTCGAATCTGATTTCGCAGTATGGATTAACGGTAAATATCGCAGCTGCTCTGCTCAGCGCCAATGCCCGTGAAGATGGTTGGTTTGATCTGGATCTCCAAGGAACGACCTCTCACGTTCAGAGCGCCCTGATTTATTTGAACGATTTGGATCTAGAAATCTGGCACGACACCGAAGAAGAGAGTTGGTAA
- a CDS encoding extracellular solute-binding protein — MNRRSFLTGAGTLALSYALVGCGQSNPDLRVRLLEDSIPPELLKEFQRRVAKGKELALLPGEQLADLFQLLQTWNPQPNDGTKPASGLPLPFVGSKPTPVADLITLGDYWLAPAIQQGLVQPFQTSETSAWEKLPAQWQTLVKRDRQGKPDANGETWAAPYRWGTLMIAYRRDAFQKLGWTPQDWKDLWRSELQRYISLPDTPRAVIGLTLKKLGRSVNLANLSEVSNLTSELEALQQQVKFYGSQDYLQPLLLNDTWAAVGWSTEILPIVKRDRRIAAVVPSSGTILTADLWVRPVKAPESDNADRRQLQNQWINFYWQPQIATQLSLLSLAASPILMGSDRSQLPEALRQNPVLPPEAVLQRSEFLLPLSEQTTQQYQQMWATVRQAAVRL; from the coding sequence ATGAACCGTCGATCGTTTCTTACAGGGGCTGGAACCCTGGCACTCAGCTACGCCTTAGTCGGCTGCGGACAGAGCAACCCCGATTTGCGCGTCAGATTACTGGAAGACTCTATTCCACCAGAACTGTTAAAAGAGTTTCAGCGCAGAGTTGCTAAGGGCAAGGAACTGGCTCTACTACCTGGTGAACAACTGGCAGATCTGTTTCAGCTTTTGCAAACCTGGAATCCTCAGCCCAATGATGGAACGAAACCCGCATCAGGCTTACCTCTTCCCTTTGTGGGCAGCAAGCCAACTCCTGTCGCGGATTTAATTACCTTAGGCGACTATTGGCTGGCTCCGGCAATCCAGCAAGGGTTAGTGCAGCCTTTCCAGACAAGCGAAACATCAGCCTGGGAAAAGCTGCCTGCTCAGTGGCAAACGCTGGTAAAGCGCGATCGCCAGGGCAAACCGGACGCAAATGGTGAAACTTGGGCGGCTCCTTACCGCTGGGGCACGCTGATGATTGCCTATCGACGGGATGCCTTCCAGAAGCTCGGCTGGACTCCGCAAGACTGGAAAGACCTGTGGCGATCGGAGCTGCAGCGATACATTTCCCTCCCAGACACCCCCCGCGCTGTAATTGGACTGACGCTCAAGAAACTGGGACGATCGGTCAATCTGGCAAACCTCAGTGAAGTCTCTAACCTCACATCTGAACTGGAGGCACTTCAGCAACAGGTCAAGTTTTATGGCTCTCAGGATTACCTGCAGCCTCTCTTGCTCAACGATACCTGGGCAGCAGTGGGCTGGTCTACTGAAATTTTGCCAATTGTTAAGCGTGATCGACGGATTGCGGCAGTTGTACCCAGCAGCGGCACGATTTTAACAGCAGATTTGTGGGTGCGTCCGGTCAAAGCACCTGAATCCGACAATGCCGATCGCCGTCAGCTCCAAAATCAGTGGATCAACTTCTACTGGCAACCTCAAATTGCGACTCAGCTTTCGCTCCTCAGCCTGGCAGCTTCTCCAATCTTGATGGGCAGCGATCGATCTCAACTACCAGAGGCGCTGCGCCAAAATCCGGTTCTACCGCCAGAGGCAGTTTTGCAACGCAGTGAGTTTTTATTGCCGCTCTCTGAGCAAACAACCCAGCAATACCAGCAGATGTGGGCTACCGTACGCCAGGCAGCGGTGAGGCTGTAA
- a CDS encoding phycobiliprotein lyase, whose translation MLTFQDFFTACAGVWKTERTYHSVLTGEVERSYTEFQAQTLDQTEKQVILTGSPTRKSTPEGAFSGIKIDIDRLVNEPLSWFGFAIAFDTRSETGEEVSMQLKALFVPDEYVLEKPADLKPLPLPIAAQVPLDPSGEIIQGFYLRDQGYSEAGAIAGRFTYQPTRQTLEMTTYYSRSVAVDQMRFIKPDLRLRTIVTYSRTDDTEIPSIVTLVGFGMEQKQDLS comes from the coding sequence ATGCTGACTTTTCAAGACTTTTTTACTGCCTGTGCTGGCGTTTGGAAAACAGAAAGAACCTATCACTCTGTGCTAACCGGAGAAGTTGAACGCTCTTATACTGAATTTCAGGCTCAAACCCTTGACCAAACCGAAAAACAGGTAATTTTAACTGGCTCACCCACGCGCAAATCCACACCAGAAGGCGCATTTTCTGGAATTAAAATTGATATTGATCGCTTGGTAAATGAGCCACTTAGCTGGTTTGGTTTTGCGATTGCTTTTGATACTCGCTCAGAAACGGGCGAAGAAGTCTCGATGCAGCTGAAAGCACTATTTGTGCCAGATGAATATGTGCTAGAAAAACCAGCCGACCTGAAACCTCTCCCCTTACCAATTGCCGCACAAGTACCGCTTGACCCATCCGGCGAAATTATTCAAGGCTTTTATCTACGTGATCAAGGTTACTCAGAAGCAGGTGCGATTGCCGGACGATTTACCTATCAGCCGACGCGGCAGACACTAGAAATGACGACCTACTATAGTCGTTCTGTGGCAGTCGATCAAATGCGCTTTATCAAACCTGACCTGCGGCTTAGGACGATCGTCACGTACAGCCGCACAGACGATACCGAAATTCCCAGCATCGTGACGTTAGTTGGCTTTGGGATGGAGCAAAAGCAAGACCTATCATGA
- a CDS encoding TIGR00303 family protein, translating to MIQIYTQLTQGQQWLQRFQGQRPLFACVLGFTETGLIPGISAAGATPADRQYTAIADAEFLYAGVQPQPTFPLPPLNAGASPALITRAIIQQQKLPLYLFNAGLPQPPTVPCIDLGGMPARCLSQGNAIDRSVVDHLFQQGLIWGEKLASQTLNSYVILGECVVGGTTTALAVLTGLGRDVAGKINSSHPDCNHAQKEEIVSAGLFAWQQRQQNAKKKELLQALSPLDVVAALGDPMQAVVAGMMIAASRTSGVLLAGGTQMLAVYALAESIAHTNQLNWQRQQVVVGTTRWVAEDPTGDTVGLAMLLDVPLLATQLNFAASRYAQFRAYEQGYVKEGVGAGGCAIAAHLYQGWTETELLNTIEHLAAEQEQQ from the coding sequence ATGATCCAAATCTACACCCAACTTACTCAGGGGCAGCAGTGGCTTCAGCGGTTTCAGGGACAGAGACCCCTCTTTGCCTGCGTTTTGGGCTTCACGGAAACAGGCTTAATTCCCGGCATTTCTGCAGCTGGCGCAACCCCTGCCGATCGCCAATACACTGCCATTGCGGATGCAGAATTCCTTTATGCGGGTGTCCAGCCTCAGCCCACATTTCCCCTGCCCCCTCTCAATGCCGGAGCCTCTCCCGCACTGATTACCAGAGCAATTATTCAGCAGCAAAAGCTGCCCCTGTATCTGTTCAATGCTGGGTTGCCCCAACCGCCAACGGTCCCTTGTATTGATTTAGGTGGAATGCCTGCTCGCTGTTTGAGCCAGGGAAACGCGATCGATCGATCTGTTGTAGACCACCTGTTTCAACAAGGACTGATCTGGGGCGAAAAGCTGGCAAGTCAGACGCTCAACAGCTATGTGATTTTAGGCGAGTGCGTTGTAGGTGGAACGACGACTGCTTTAGCAGTGCTCACGGGTCTAGGGCGGGATGTAGCAGGCAAGATTAACAGCAGCCATCCCGACTGTAATCACGCTCAGAAAGAGGAGATTGTTAGTGCGGGGTTATTTGCCTGGCAACAAAGGCAGCAAAACGCCAAAAAAAAGGAGCTTCTTCAAGCTCTTAGCCCTTTGGATGTGGTTGCAGCTTTGGGTGATCCAATGCAGGCAGTTGTTGCAGGAATGATGATCGCAGCAAGCCGTACGAGTGGGGTTCTGTTAGCAGGGGGAACTCAAATGCTGGCAGTATACGCCCTGGCTGAATCGATCGCTCACACCAATCAGCTTAATTGGCAGCGGCAACAGGTGGTGGTTGGCACAACGAGATGGGTTGCAGAAGATCCGACGGGGGATACGGTGGGTTTAGCAATGCTGCTGGATGTGCCTTTGCTGGCAACGCAGCTAAACTTTGCAGCTTCTCGCTATGCTCAATTTCGGGCATATGAGCAGGGTTATGTCAAAGAAGGAGTTGGGGCAGGGGGCTGTGCAATTGCTGCCCATTTATACCAAGGATGGACAGAGACAGAACTGCTCAACACGATCGAGCATTTGGCAGCAGAACAAGAGCAGCAGTGA
- a CDS encoding DUF2232 domain-containing protein, with translation MSESFAGNPADPNQANQNSENHPADGTPNAKPSDEDIDQAFAEVEASLTLDPSKTAPEATGPQAPAHVRITAPPLMMVETAFLASTASLLWLVSYYLSIGPWMRILFPVPIALAYLRWGLRASWMSAVVSGLLLAVLMGPYLSILFCVPYALLGVQLGAMWSRRSPWLPSIAIGTLISSFGFFFRMWLLSIFLSEDLWNYLTNRITDLIQWMLNYLVDWGIVGIEVLGQTNLAVVQLFTIAIVLLSDLIYLFTIHLAAWLLLQRLGNPIPAPPRWVQVLLDEN, from the coding sequence ATGAGCGAATCTTTTGCAGGCAATCCGGCAGACCCGAACCAGGCAAACCAAAATTCTGAAAATCATCCTGCTGATGGAACGCCCAATGCCAAACCCTCTGATGAGGACATCGATCAAGCTTTTGCAGAAGTTGAGGCAAGCCTGACACTTGATCCAAGCAAAACTGCGCCTGAAGCAACCGGACCACAAGCACCAGCGCACGTCAGGATTACCGCTCCGCCTTTGATGATGGTGGAAACCGCTTTTCTTGCCAGTACTGCCAGTCTGCTCTGGCTCGTCAGCTATTACCTCAGCATTGGTCCCTGGATGCGGATTCTGTTTCCTGTGCCGATCGCTCTAGCCTATTTGCGTTGGGGTCTACGCGCCTCTTGGATGTCTGCGGTTGTCTCTGGGCTGCTGCTAGCAGTGCTGATGGGACCTTATCTCAGTATTCTCTTTTGCGTGCCTTATGCTCTATTGGGTGTGCAACTGGGCGCAATGTGGAGCCGTCGATCGCCCTGGCTGCCGTCAATTGCCATCGGTACGCTCATCTCGTCTTTTGGCTTCTTCTTTCGGATGTGGCTGCTCTCAATCTTCCTTAGCGAAGACCTATGGAACTATTTGACCAACCGCATCACAGATTTGATTCAATGGATGCTCAATTACTTGGTTGATTGGGGCATTGTTGGCATTGAAGTCTTAGGTCAAACCAATCTGGCGGTCGTACAGCTCTTTACCATTGCGATCGTCCTCCTCAGCGACTTGATCTATCTCTTTACAATTCACCTCGCTGCCTGGCTCCTGCTCCAACGTCTTGGTAACCCCATCCCCGCCCCGCCCCGCTGGGTACAAGTCCTTTTAGACGAAAATTAA
- a CDS encoding NAD(P)H-hydrate dehydratase has translation MMEPLNRSHLQQFVVTAAEMRQIEERVFAAGMPVAALMEKVAGLLTQRFQAQYPRSRSPRVGVLVGPGHNGGDALVVARELHLNGYEVLCYQPFSKLKDLTASHAQYVTSLGVLQFSDPTALQTCDLLIDGLFGFGLTRSLEGEIAAAINQINQLAQPIVSIDLPSGLQTDTGEVLGTAIRADRTFCLGLWKQAFLQEKALAYLGKTELIDFGLPLTDIQAVLGKSPTIQRITSAMAIGFLPLPRPTSTHKYKQGHLLLICGSRRFSGAALLAGLAARSSGVGMLSIAVPESLKPLLIAALPDALILGCPEDSTGAIAALPPDVDLAKYQVIACGPGLTPQAQPIVQQVLDSSQPLILDADGLNSLANLGTLPTLQQRSAPTILTPHSGEFKRLFPEIDQSDRILAVQSAAKMSRAIVLLKGARTAIANAQGQVWLNPDSTPALARGGSGDVLTGLMGGLIAQGLMRDTPIESMVCSATWWHAQAGIHAAQERTELGVDAVTLAHSLIPTLSCLIKD, from the coding sequence ATGATGGAGCCACTGAACCGATCTCACCTTCAGCAATTTGTTGTCACCGCAGCCGAAATGCGCCAGATCGAGGAACGAGTTTTTGCTGCTGGAATGCCAGTTGCGGCATTGATGGAAAAAGTTGCAGGGCTTTTGACTCAGAGATTTCAGGCACAATATCCTCGTAGTCGATCGCCTCGGGTTGGTGTATTGGTTGGGCCCGGGCACAATGGCGGTGATGCTTTAGTCGTTGCCAGAGAACTGCACCTCAACGGCTATGAAGTGCTGTGCTATCAGCCTTTCTCGAAGCTGAAAGATTTAACTGCCAGTCATGCTCAATATGTCACCAGTCTGGGTGTGCTGCAATTTTCAGACCCGACAGCCCTACAAACCTGTGACCTTTTAATTGACGGGCTCTTTGGCTTTGGCTTGACCCGATCGCTGGAAGGAGAGATTGCCGCTGCCATCAATCAGATCAATCAGCTTGCCCAACCGATCGTTAGCATCGACCTTCCTTCTGGGCTGCAAACCGATACAGGAGAGGTTCTAGGCACAGCAATTCGTGCTGATCGCACCTTCTGCTTAGGGCTTTGGAAACAAGCTTTCCTCCAGGAGAAGGCACTTGCCTATCTGGGAAAGACTGAACTGATTGACTTTGGGCTACCGCTAACGGATATCCAAGCCGTTTTGGGCAAATCACCCACCATTCAGCGCATCACATCCGCCATGGCGATCGGCTTCCTGCCACTGCCTCGCCCGACTTCAACCCACAAATATAAGCAAGGACATCTGCTGTTAATTTGTGGTTCACGTCGCTTCTCAGGAGCCGCCCTTCTCGCAGGTTTAGCAGCTCGATCGAGTGGAGTCGGAATGCTCTCGATCGCCGTTCCCGAATCCCTGAAGCCTTTGCTCATCGCTGCGCTACCAGATGCTCTGATTCTGGGTTGCCCCGAAGATTCAACCGGAGCCATCGCTGCACTACCCCCCGACGTCGATCTTGCTAAATATCAAGTGATCGCCTGTGGTCCTGGGCTGACTCCTCAAGCTCAACCGATCGTGCAACAGGTTCTTGATAGTTCACAGCCCCTCATTTTGGATGCAGATGGACTCAATAGTCTGGCAAACCTGGGAACCTTGCCCACCCTCCAGCAGCGATCGGCTCCCACTATCCTCACCCCTCACAGCGGCGAATTCAAACGTCTTTTTCCAGAAATTGACCAGAGTGATCGGATTCTGGCAGTTCAATCAGCCGCAAAAATGAGTCGAGCGATCGTCCTGCTCAAAGGCGCAAGAACCGCAATTGCGAATGCTCAGGGTCAGGTGTGGCTCAACCCGGACAGTACCCCTGCGCTTGCAAGAGGCGGTAGCGGCGACGTTCTGACAGGCCTCATGGGTGGCTTAATTGCTCAGGGCTTAATGCGAGATACGCCGATCGAATCAATGGTTTGTAGTGCAACCTGGTGGCACGCTCAGGCAGGAATCCACGCTGCACAAGAACGTACCGAATTAGGCGTAGATGCCGTAACGCTCGCGCACTCCCTGATTCCCACTCTTAGTTGTCTGATAAAGGATTGA
- a CDS encoding VOC family protein, with product MNIDRLDHLVLTVQNLEATCEFYTQILGMECITFGNNRKALRFGNQKINLHQAGKEFEPKALFPAPGSADLCFITLTPLSEVIQHLNSHSIVIEAGIVQRTGAIGSIASIYIRDPDGNLLEIANQL from the coding sequence ATGAACATCGATCGTCTGGATCACCTTGTTTTGACTGTCCAAAATCTTGAGGCGACCTGCGAGTTTTATACTCAAATTTTGGGAATGGAATGCATTACTTTTGGCAACAATCGAAAGGCACTTCGGTTCGGCAACCAGAAGATCAACTTGCATCAAGCAGGCAAAGAATTTGAGCCAAAAGCATTGTTTCCTGCGCCTGGTTCCGCTGATTTGTGCTTCATCACGTTGACTCCTTTAAGTGAAGTAATCCAGCATCTTAATTCACACAGCATTGTGATTGAAGCAGGTATCGTCCAACGAACCGGAGCGATCGGCTCGATTGCTTCAATTTATATTCGTGACCCAGACGGAAATTTGCTCGAAATTGCAAATCAGCTTTAG